tgtgtgtctgaaggAAAATGGAACCCGTTGGGGATAAGTGGGATGACTGATGACTGCAGCCCACCAGGAGCTTTTTAAGGACACCAGCATGAGGAATGTGGCGGATATGTAACGGGTGGAGGTGAAGGTTTCTCTcacacctctcacacacactgaacacacgctctcacacagctgattccacactgaacacacatgtacatttacCTAATTTCACAGTGGTGGGCTCAGGCTGTCTGAGGGGCAGAGTAATGGCACTAACACTATAAAACAGAACTAAGATTCCAAAATGAAGCAGTGCAGAAGCTTGTTCTTGTTCAGTCAAATAATGATGTAGCAGATGATACTATCTCTAAGTCAATCTAAGTTCTCATATTTCCTAGGAGTCTATCTGGAGGACTCGCTAAGGACCCGTCCTCTGGCCAACACATTGTGAAAGGGCCAGCTCTCTCTACAGGGCCACCCACACCTCGGGCCCCAGTGAAACGCTACTATATTTACACCTCTGGGGCCTAGTCAGGGTTTAGTATAAATAATGAACTAAATAGGACTTGATCCCAGgctttttaagacacttcttgTGCATTTCTGGAAAGCAATACAGTAGAAGGACAGTGTTCTCTGCCACTGATCATGCAATGTTGGTTATGACACCATCTTGAAACTGCAGTCGCTTTATGATCAGTGAACGAtcaatgatttaattaaaaaggcaTCTCGGGGCTGCgaaaaaaagaactttgaaACTTCCTTAAACTTTTAAAGCCCTTTAacaagattaaacaaacaaaatccaaCCGGCCTTCTTCAGTTTTAAACACGTATAGCTTATAGAACACTGGCCTGGACTTGTGTGAGCTCTTTTTAGCGTTACAGCACCTCTTCCTGCATGCTGCAAGCCCTTCTTGTTTATCCTTTGGATGGCTACGAAAGCCTGAATCTGAGTTGTTCAGCAGGATTAGCCATTTCCGTTACTACATTTCAAGGAAACCTCACAGTGAAAGGGGTCTCCGTCACGTCTGTGGTTACAAAACCAATGCAGATCGGTTTGCATTAGAAACAAGTGTTCTCGCAGAACAAGTGACCTTGTGAGTAGTTTGTAAGGAAAATGTTTATCAGACCGACTGGTGGATGGTGTCCGATAGCTGATGGCTGCGTGATGAATCGCCGCCGACTCCTGACCTCCatgtgttttggaaatgtttgccTGGCTGACAAACAATGGTTGGCACATGGCCAGGCAGGAGGCTGCCAAACTGGCAACCCCTCCACCCCTCTGCGACCCCCCTCTCCTCCCGCTCCTCCATCAGTGTCCGACGCAGCGTGGCCAGTACACACATCCTGCCTTTGTGGGCCAGGAATTCTAAGAATCCAGACTGCTGCCCAACAAGgtgccccccccacacacacctccctctcATCTCCCCCACTCCAGGGTCCCAGTGGTCTTGCGGCCCAGCCGGCCGGGTGTCTGGCTGCATGCTGCTTGATGTTGTGTTTTGGCTGCACACAGTAACATCAGCGTCTCAGTCTGGAGCTACAACACCTGCTCTCAGGAAGTGAGCTGTGTGTAGTGGTACGCACTGTCAACCTAAAGGCCATACACCAGTTTGAAGAGGTTTTCAACGGGGGCTGTGGGGTCTGAGGCCAGtcctttttcatctttaaatgGGACTTCTTCAATGCCAGAGTGTGGCAATGCTTCTGAAATATATGACATTCAAATTCTTTATTCAAATACACAAAGCTATTTCTACCTGCAACATACTTTGATGGTGATTAtagttacacatttttttacccgctcccgtctcctagcatcCAGCTGCAGTTGTCATAGAAGAGTATAAAAGAGGTAAATTTAAGTTAAAAGTCAAAAACCTTCAAACTTAATATTTCCTGGCATGTTTGAGTGTAGAAATTCAGAATGtatgctaataataatacacatgcCAACATGTGATTAAGGGGAGGACCGCCgcttatttttttcccacttcaAGCACCGGACAACATTCGGAATGAGGTCATCTTCCAAAACAGCTAGCGATCTTCATCCATGATAAACAATGATAAATGACAAAAGATTGATCAGCTGTACAGGTTCTCCATCTGCATGTTCTATGTCGCAGCTTCTATGTTGACTGGAAATGATGTTGGTGGGACAGACATGTCACCTCATGGCTACCTCAGAGTAGTGAGCAGTTCAACCAAGGCGTGTATTCACCTGTTTGGGGTTGTTTCAAAAGATTAGAGACTTTATGAAAATAAGACAACGGTCACAAACTAATCAGTATCATTTGCAACTGAAAAGTCATTCTTGACCTTTAAAACCATCTCACCACAAAGTCCACCCAGTAGGACCTTTCCTATCTCATCACATGTTCTTCCTCAATAGATAGACTGGCACAACTGCCCCCATAATGTAActctcaatttatttttctgggTACATGAAGGACTTCTGAGCTCCACAACAGCCACTGTGTGGACCTCAGACCTTTTTGTAAACATCACAATTTAGTGTaaagaatctttttttcttatgtctTTAATCATCTGGTGCCCTTCTAGATGACTCTAAACCCAGGCTGGGAATCCCTGCTACATTCTGTTTTACTACAGTTCATCCAGGTCAAAGGTCCCACAGAAAGCACAGCTGGTCAGTTCTTCTGAAATTATGTAATACATAACTACTCCCCGGTTTTTCAAGCAACAAAGGGAGACCTTCAGAAGCGTTATCAAATTTGCCAAATTACATTTCCCATGTTTTATGACAGCAGCAGCCAGGGCTTAATGTGAGGACCTTCCTGCTCtccaacaaaacactttttacgTGCTCCGGGATGACAATGGGAATGCAGAGTTTTTCCTACCAATCATGGGAACCTGAGGACAGGCCTGTATTTCCTGGAATGCGGCCAGATgggaaagagatggagggaacaCAGGATGTCCTGAGCACAGTGTCCCACAGCACAGTGCAGTGGAGAGGAGAGCCCAGCTGAGTTGTTCACTGGGATTTTCTCCACATCCCCGCTTTCCCTGTACAAGACTCAACCATGATGGAGTGGGATTCCCCACTCAGGTTTTCCATTATAACTGTCGTTTCCTGTTCTTGCAAGGCTTAAGATTCCCCTGGAAGTCTAGAGCTAAAATATTTGAATCATTATCTTAGTTACGAAACATTTGTCACTTGCATACATTCTGACACTGTGACATTTCACCCTGAGGTCACATGTCCACAATAACACAGTGAATTGAGCTGCCTCTGTCAGTATTTCACTCCACCTCCCTCTGGACTCTCTCCAGCCGTCTTGGGAGGAGAGGTAATGATATAAcggagagggagggggtggggcATCTGTGTCTATAAGAACAGGCCCTGCACAGGGAAACCTCTCTATGAAGTAGAGCTGAGCTGTGCTAACAACAAGTTCCTGAGCAGACGGGTGTACTTCTCGGTGCACAGACTCTGAACtgtggatacattttttatccTGGACCCGACAAACCAGACCTCTTTCCTCTAGGGACTTTGGAAGGTTGATCTAAATCTTCTTACTTCTACATTCTTTATTCCTTTggaatattatttttctatccatttgatatttttgttcACCAGGATGCTTAGCCCTGTTACTATGCAGCAGATCATTTGCACCCTGTTTGTGCTCGGCAGCGCTGCAGTGATGGTGAGTTGCTCTGGATTGTGGCCACTGTCTTTTAAACCTTCTCTGATACACTCTCTGTTTGTGGGATTTCCCATTATACTTTTTCATTTGatctttcatttttacactCACACCCACCCtgtcctgacctctgaccctggtCCTCAGGCAGACAGTGAGTGCCCGGCTGAGTGCTCCTGCCCCCCCTCACCCCAGCCGTGCCCGCCGGGCGTCAGCTGGGTGACCGACCACTGTGGCTGCTGTAAAGTTTGTGCTAGGCAGTTCAACGAGGACTGCAGTGCCACCGAGCCCTGCGATCACATCAAGGGGCTACGCTGCCATCTGGGGGCCGGAGGAGACCCTGAGAGAGGACTGTGTCGGGGTGAGTGAAGGCACATTGTTAAACCTCCGTTAACTTTATGTCCACATATGGATGTTATAACacaacagcaaacattttgtcTAAACTTTTCTTCCCCCACCCCGGTTGAACAGCTCACAGCGTGAGTCATCGTAGACATCGATTAATTTTAGAGGTCCATAGGCCCAAAGGGTCGACCCACTGGACCAGTTAATGTCACATCTTAGAGGAGGGCCCCCTTTAGTTAACAAGGCAATTAACCAGTGTTATTAGTCTAATATGAAGATTAGATCTGGAGGAGCTGAGAAATAACTacggtgatgtcatcagggtgaTTTTGGAGAATACAAAGCTTAACCACAAAATCGGTGTCATAAACTGGACGTGTaaagttttaaagatttttctGCCGGGAAGGGtctaataaaaagtaatatgaagttgcatcatgggaatcTTAGGATCCAGATTTTTGGGAGATTGGCTTGTAGGGGCTGACGTATATTCCTGCCTGAGTTGCACAAATgttcacattattttttaatatagaAACATAACTGTTCAAAAATCATGAAATATCcccttttaaaagtaaaatatttgtgCAGTTTAATCTTCACTAGGATTTATCTTTGATTGTATTTGTCTATAAATGCAGGTTTTCCACTGTGTCGAAAGTGCAAAGGTCTCCCTTCACAGTTGtgtttccttttgtgtgtgtgtgtgtgtgtgtgtgtgtgtgtgtgtgtgtgtgtgtgtgtgtgtgtgtgtgtgtgtgtgtgtgtgtgtgtgtgcgtgtatatgtgtgtgtgttgttgacaGCCGAGGCCCAGGGTTTGCCCTGTGAGTTCAACGGGCGGGTGTACCAGCATGGCGAGGACTTCCAGCCCAACTGCCAGCACCAGTGCACCTGTATGGACAGGGTGGTGGGCTGCATGCCCCTCTGTCCTCGCCAAATGCCACTGCCCGACTGGCACTGCCCGCGGCCCCGGCTGGCCCGGCCTGAGGGCGGCTGCTGTGAGGGATGGGTGTGCGACGACAGCAACCACATCAGTGAGGAGCCAGGCGAGCTGACACACACCTCCCTGCCAGACAGCCAGTCCCTTCCCAACCACATCAGTGCCCTGCTGCAGGCCCAGCCGCAGCCTCTGCACCCAGCTGCTGCCGGAAGGGCCATGCTCAGAGGTGAGCTTCTCCAGAGGCCCAGCACCAACACTCAATGTGGACTGAAGGAGATTCTCTTCTTGGTGTGCAATAGTCGAGCCAAACCCAGCGTCAGAATCACTGAACACAAAGTCTTCCACAAAATGATCCTATTTAAAGTCCTAAACCCTTCTTGTGACCCTGCTAGTGATATACAAGCATGAATGTAAAAGTTTTAATCGTTACAGTGTTGTGctatatttgtcattttgagaGCAAAGCTGATAATGTATCCTGAGGGTGGCACTAGGAAAGCTCCTGGGGAGTAAACAAAGGAAAGGGTTTAGCCTCAGGGGAGCATGGATGTGCTCAGTTAATATAATGGCAACGTTCACATCAGACttggatatttattttgttgaactGAATATTTTGACCTGATATTGACGCTACAGTTCATGTCATGATGTGTAATTCAGCCTGTGGGGCCATGGATGTCCACAGCTAATGTCATATTGTGTCctgtagttgttgagatatcaTGCTCAAATGGCTGACATCTCTATCCTCAGGTTCTTCTATTACTAGGGCAAGATATAGTATCACATTACCATTTGATCCAAAGATCATTATTATATggatgaaagttttttttacaaattcacGAAATGCCTGAGTGTTTGCTGGGATACATTGTTTGATCATGACTCATTGCCATTGTTTTTTGGGCTTTTCCACAGAGATGGTGTCCTTCCCCGTGTCTGAGGTGTTACTCAAAACCAGCTGTTTCCCACAAACCACAGAGTGGACCGAGTGTTCCACCACGTGTGGGATGGGCATTTCAAGTCGAGTGAGCAATGACAACCCAGACTGTCGGCTGCTCAAAGAAACCAGACTGTGCCAGATTCGGCAATGTGAGCTGCAGCTCCCTCTAGCTAGCAAGGTATGCTAACAAACACACCCACTaggaaattaaataatattagaGATAAACATAAAGTATTAGTGGGATGTAAGGTATATAAGGCGACATTACAAACTCATCTCAATTTCTTTGAACGGTCCAATGCTGGTAGTGAGCTGGGATGAGATGATTATATATCTCCTGTGGCCTATTTGTCAGTTAAAGTCCTCGTGTAAATTCGattttcacatagtttgaaaaatgaataattcattcAATAAATACTGCATTGTTCCTTGATACAATTTCAGTGATGGTTTTTTGATGTCATTTTAACTGTCTCTGTCATCCAGAAGGGGAAGAAGTGTCAGCGAACTGTCCGCCCCCAGGAAGCGGTCAGAATCACCTTCGCCGGATGTTCCACTACACAGCGTTACCGCCCTCGCACCTGTGGGATTTGCACCGATGACCGCTGCTGCACACCCTCCCTCTCCCGCACCGTGACACTCCGCTTCCACTGCCCCGATGGAGAGGCCTTCTCCAGGGAAGTCATGTGGATCCAGCGCTGCAGCTGTGATACGAGCTGCAGTGTGCACAGCAGGCCCTCCAGCCCCTCAGTCAGCCTCCACAATGACATCCACACCTTCAGGCACTGAGGCTGACTCTTCATGCCCGGCCCCGGCCTGGCACACTGGGCAAAGACTCTGCACCTCCCCGTGGCCTAGCCCACCACCCCGCTGTCTGTCAGCTGGGTGAGCCCCTTCTGCCCCCCTCCCTAACTAGGCAATACACTCGCTTGCACTTTAAGCGTCCTGCTACAATCCACACTAGTGTTACTTCTCCTGTGCAGGGCAGCACTGAGGACAACACACTGCAGTATGCTGTGTGTTAGACTGTCGGCAGAAAGCTTTTACtgaaacttattttatttcatttgaatgtgtcCTCTCCATGTGACGGTCTGCCATACAGAAAGGTTGTGTAGACCAGTATAAGGGAACATTTATGACAAGTGACGGAAATTATGGACATGCATTTTGAATAATGAGGAAGAACTAGATGACGTATTAATTAGTGACTATAGGGgctatgttttctttattaccTGTCCTTTGTGATACGCTTGTATTGATCTTGGcattgagtgtgtatgtgtgtgtgtgtaggtgaaaGTGTCTTTTTGAAGGATGACAAACTTTCACAAGTGAGAGTTTACAGAGAATGTGCTCATTATGCTTCTACAGTATATTGATCAAAGCATATAGTGTACATGGACTTCACTCTTAGTAGTGGAGTGGTAAATACTAGGATCACCTCATTTTTCGGGGtgtgattttatattttatttttgtgtgtgtgtccttcactGTGTACatacaatgttttatttcaagGAGTGAAATGATGCTATATATTTAAGACATGTAACACATGTTCAtagaatgttaaataaaaatgtatcaaccTGTAATGCATCTTATTTTTTgggttaatgttttatttaaatctatccAGAGGCATTGCAGTGGTTGCACTTTTATTATCCGTGTTAGTATTGTGGGTAACTCACTTGATTCTCGGGATATCACAAGATCACACAGaaatccatcttgtcaggcttcaagtcatgtgtttgtgtctggacCAATCGGCTTCCTGTGAGGAGCCACTGGTTTAGGTCTGTCTGTAACGACACGGAGAGGCGACTGTCTCATTCTAAACAAGTGTGGCCCCTGAAGAGGTTATAGCGTAGATGCTACAATAGCATCAGTCCTATCGGAGCTGGAGactatttcttcattgaaagagcAAAGACGACACTCAAACCTTTTCTCCATGGAAGAGATGCTTTCACTCTTCTCCTGCCTCGCTTTGGCAAAAGATTTTTGAAAGTACCTGCCCTTTTCCAGTTTCCAATAATGGCTTCTCAGATTCTGTTCACAAACCATCTGGTAGGTCAGGTTAACTACAACAACTCTGCACTATAAAATATGAGACTTCTACTTCTTTACAAAACCAGCTTCTCTAACCAAAGGCTACTTGAACTAGGACCATCCTGAGATGGGATGAAACCAGTCCCGACACGAAATTGGAACAGGGGTGTAAGGTTGAGGGCAATGGCCCCTTCCCACTTCCTACCCCTCTACTACCAGCGCCTTGCTCATTCCACACCCGGCTTCGAACTcagccttcattttgatctcaactacacaatTGAAGTTATATGATTGCAGTTTCCACGTTTTGACACTATCACCttaacaaaatctgtccacGCACAGACAGAAGTATAAACTCCTCTGTGGTGGTTCTGCTTGCCGCTGTGTCTAGGAACACATTCTttcatgatgacacacacacagactcacaaggtgaagaCTATACCTTCCCCAACCCCTTTCTGGTCATTGCTATTTTGTGGAATTTGTGATTAGTTTTCCCTCTGAAGCTCCTGGAGTTAGAAGGaaaagtagaaaatgaaaacaagacagCCAACAATAGTGTATGTGAGGCTGTGTGCTTAGatctaaatgctaacatgctgatgttcagcaggtCTACGGTTTACAATGCTTACCCTCTTAGTTTACCTTGGTAGCacgctaacatttgctaattagcgcaaaacacacagtacagctgaggctgatatTATTACGTTTTCAGGAATTTGGACATAAACTAAAGTTCTGGACACATTTTAATTCTGATTTGATAGTGTCACTTAAGGAAAAGTCAGagcatcaccaaagtcagtcGGATACATCCTACAAAATTGCATACGTGTCCAATAGGTTTTGGAACAAAGTGGTGAACCGACCAATATCGCAACAAAAGAAAGTGGCAAAAAGTTGCAATTAATTCTTCTAATTAATCTCTCCATAGTCCTCATTCAGTCGGCACTTTCCAAATTGGTAACTTAAGGTTCCCCGAAAGGCCGGGCCAGTATACCTTTAACAGTAAAACACTTTAGGTGGAGAAGGATCTTAAAAGTCAAACAACACTTTAGCAGGAACTTTCAGTGGTTGTGCTTTagcaaacataaataaaagaacCATATTAGAATGAGACTGAGAAGGCAAGTTAATAAATACATCAACCAGGGCGCCACAAGTGACTCCAATAGATAACACATTCTTGTCTCTAACAGGTTCCTCTGGAAACTGTTGCACAGGGAATGTtcttaacaaacaaaaaaggtgaGTTTTGTCATGTTGGATACCCTGAAGAAAATGCTTTATTCAACGGACATATCTCTGGTTGTTCAGCCATGATACATGCTGTTTACACCAACATCCTTTGTTTGGCAACCATCAACCTCAAGTCTTTTAAAGGCCTGTGTTCTAAGAATGGAACCTTTACCCTTTATTCATAAGTGTTGTGCTTTTACCATAGAGCTTCTCAGACGTCTACACACATTTCCAACTCTGCGTTCTTGAGGCCTCGTGGCCTTACACAATGCTCCGGCTGGCTCTGGAGCACAAACATGACGGTGGACCACTAAATTCCTCACCCTGGCCTCTGCGTCTTTCTGAAAGGAGGGAGGAACAGTCCTGACTGTCCCAGTAAGTACTACTGGTAGCTTACCGGGTAGAGTGCATAGTGACGCACGggtcagtatttttttatttaccacacCCACCCAACCGGCTATGAGAGCAAATCTGCACCACCGTACAGGCAAAGATATGCGTTAATCAGGACAACGCGATAAAACCCACAAATCACTGAACTGTATGCCTTATAGTAGTGTACTTGTGCAGTCTGAGGTcagagacaaggacagagacaaacagagctCTATGGCTCAAGGTTTTTGTtgattgagagagaaagagagaggggaaaagatAATGGACTGTTGCACACAATCTTTCTGTAAGTAATACATTTGtgcaataataactttattaggtgataatatgtcagatATTGTGTTTTCAGATTGTTTCAGCAAGTACACAAAACTGTGTCATTGCCCCCTGCAATAGTGTCTTTATAAAGAATTTAGTGCCCATACTGTCATGTTTGTCCATGGCCCCACAAAGAGTCTCAGAGAATATTAGTTTccagagacaaacacaggctTCCAGTAGAAGAGCAACTTTAAGATGATTTGGTTTATGCTAAGGCCTTTGTCCGTACATCTTCTACACATCCAGTGTTTTGATTACCTTTCATTATGGGTGCAGGTTAAATCATAAATTCAACTGATCAAATAGTAGTATCCCTCTCTGCATCCTCATACTTCAAACAAGGCTGAATTCTTTCACCGGCCGACCGACAGTCAGGAACCAGAGAGCACACATGGCATACCATCTCACCATGGAGACTTCTTTACCATCTGCTGTCGTCACCAATGGAGCCACGGATTCCCATTTGACTCAGACTGTTCAACATTACCCTTGATGACAATGTTTGTCTGCTTGAACTGTTTGGTTCGCGTAATTTGAAGGAAATGATCCTTACAACAGAGTTGTTGTACACAAAAGGCGGTGTCCCATGACAACGTTTCACTGCCCATTTGTTTAGGAGTCAACCTGGCATTTTAGGGAAATGAATGGCACTTTGGGAATCAGAGGGAGGTAGATATTAGGATCATGTTTCtcatctatctgtctgtctatcttgtctgtctatatgtctgtctgtctgtctgtctgtctgtctgtctgtctgtctgtctgtctgtctgtctgtctgtctgtctctgtctaacTATCAAAGTGCAAAAAGTAAATGACTCACTCTTAATTTGAACTGAGACGACAATATTTCTTCTTAAGGTTAAATAAGACTTAAGTTTACAGTAATAAGAAATTAAAGTTAGGTATCAGTTCTCCCTATGACATCACTATAATTCAGCAGCCTCCACTTATGAGTGCCCACAGGAGGagttatttttgataaatacatttataaacactTATATCTACTTACTAACTACACTATAGTTGTAGTCAATATTTATATACTGCTTTTAATGATAAATAGGTGGACTAAAAGTTAAGTGTTACCAAACAGAGAAATAAGCACTAGAAGGTCAAGATGGTGGAGATCATATAAACTGGATTTAAAGGTAATCGTAGTTCGGCTAATgcatatattttctgtttatctttatcttttggAGCATTATAACTAAATGCTGCAGACTGCTACCAGATGgtctgagaggcagagagggcagagataagataagataagataagataaggtctAAGACCTGTGTATGCAGTTTTCCCATCGTAGTTAGgacttcagcagcagcatcccTGAAAACTTTTGTAGGGAGACCTGAAAAGAGACTattatgccgtgttcacactATGAGCATCACAGAAACATTCTACAAGTCTTCTGCAATGTTAGCCGTTGACATGAAGTTGTAGTGTTAAGGctaatctctctcttttctcagtgGTCCAATAAGTGTCatccaataaaatgttttgtgtatttgaaTAAGCACTCGGTGCTCCATTGGGTTTGACTGTTTATGTGACTCTTGGAGTGCTCATGCCTGGCTGTTCTGTGATAGTGTAAGTAAAAGAGTACACATCTACCTTCAGCCTCAACGCTGTTTCATTACTATCAATAGTACTATAGGTTAATTCTCTATCTACCATTCACTCAGtgttataatataatagaaaagTATAACAACAACAAGCAAGTCTTAACATGGTGTAAAAAATGGGAGGGTGCTAGAAATCAAGGGATTGAGTCCGCTCAGCCTGACAGAAGGTTTTAGGTACTCTGGAATGGATGGTGGCCGATATACAATAGAacgtttttgtttctgtgaagACAGACGTTTTCTATTGACACACCTAACACTGATGCTAGAGGGCTAAGTCTTGTGTCGAAGCATAGGGCCACTGACCAGGCTGCTTTATTTGTAAAGTTGGGAGTGACAATGGAGGCACAATGCACATTCCATCACTAGCTCTaccaataaataataatttgatacTATGTACTGCAATCAAATAGTGAAAAAAGCATTCCTCTGCTACCATTACTACAAAGAATCCCTATATGACTGTGAAGTTAGCAAGCATTAGGACGACTCATTTCTAAGCTAACACCATAAAACTCAGATGACACTGAGATGATTTCCCTCAAGACAGAGAAAATAGAGCCTCAGATGGAAGGATATCTCCAGGTGACAGTGAAGGAACTTCATAAATGTGACTGTCTTGGCAGTATGCAGTGTTGTGATGCCCCACAGTAGTTTGTATTGGCTGGGAACCCAGACTGGAAGTTACAGGTGTTGTTCGGCCTC
This sequence is a window from Anoplopoma fimbria isolate UVic2021 breed Golden Eagle Sablefish chromosome 13, Afim_UVic_2022, whole genome shotgun sequence. Protein-coding genes within it:
- the ccn1l2 gene encoding cellular communication network factor 1, like 2 isoform X2 produces the protein MLSPVTMQQIICTLFVLGSAAVMADSECPAECSCPPSPQPCPPGVSWVTDHCGCCKVCARQFNEDCSATEPCDHIKGLRCHLGAGGDPERGLCRAEAQGLPCEFNGRVYQHGEDFQPNCQHQCTCMDRVVGCMPLCPRQMPLPDWHCPRPRLARPEGGCCEGWVCDDSNHISEEPGELTHTSLPDSQSLPNHISALLQAQPQPLHPAAAGRAMLREMVSFPVSEVLLKTSCFPQTTEWTECSTTCGMGISSRVSNDNPDCRLLKETRLCQIRQCELQLPLASKGKKCQRTVRPQEAVRITFAGCSTTQRYRPRTCGICTDDRCCTPSLSRTVTLRFHCPDGEAFSREVMWIQRCSCDTSCSVHSRPSSPSVSLHNDIHTFRH
- the ccn1l2 gene encoding cellular communication network factor 1, like 2 isoform X1; this translates as MLSPVTMQQIICTLFVLGSAAVMADSECPAECSCPPSPQPCPPGVSWVTDHCGCCKVCARQFNEDCSATEPCDHIKGLRCHLGAGGDPERGLCRAEAQGLPCEFNGRVYQHGEDFQPNCQHQCTCMDRVVGCMPLCPRQMPLPDWHCPRPRLARPEGGCCEGWVCDDSNHISEEPGELTHTSLPDSQSLPNHISALLQAQPQPLHPAAAGRAMLREMVSFPVSEVLLKTSCFPQTTEWTECSTTCGMGISSRVSNDNPDCRLLKETRLCQIRQCELQLPLASKKGKKCQRTVRPQEAVRITFAGCSTTQRYRPRTCGICTDDRCCTPSLSRTVTLRFHCPDGEAFSREVMWIQRCSCDTSCSVHSRPSSPSVSLHNDIHTFRH